One Chengkuizengella sediminis DNA segment encodes these proteins:
- the miaA gene encoding tRNA (adenosine(37)-N6)-dimethylallyltransferase MiaA yields the protein MSLDISKQFHCEIISGDSMQVYRGLDIGTAKASSEERNMVPHHLIDIHDPDDPFSVSDFQDKAKKAIYDITARGHLPFIVGGTGLYIESLCYNFSFSTAGSDETFRAEQKKFAEKHGEKALYQKLKEIDPKGAKNIHFNNVRRVIRALEVYHLTGKPFSENTTNQLKESPYQLCIIGLTMDRPILYQRIEQRIDQMIELGLIDEVKNCLALGYTKDMVSMQGLGYKEIISYLEGDISLDRAIYLLKRNTRRFAKRQLSWFRHMDAINWIDITNSENYDAHLKQIHDIIVERLQ from the coding sequence ATGAGTTTAGACATTAGCAAACAATTTCACTGTGAAATCATTTCTGGAGATTCCATGCAGGTTTATCGAGGTTTGGATATCGGTACTGCTAAAGCATCCTCAGAAGAAAGAAACATGGTGCCTCATCATCTCATTGATATTCATGATCCTGATGACCCTTTTTCAGTATCGGACTTTCAAGACAAAGCTAAAAAAGCCATTTATGATATTACAGCACGTGGACATCTACCGTTTATCGTTGGAGGGACAGGTTTATATATTGAATCCCTGTGTTATAATTTTTCTTTTAGTACTGCCGGGTCAGATGAGACATTTAGAGCAGAACAAAAGAAGTTTGCAGAAAAACACGGTGAGAAAGCTTTATATCAAAAATTAAAAGAAATCGATCCTAAAGGTGCTAAGAATATTCATTTCAACAATGTACGCAGAGTGATTAGAGCACTGGAAGTTTACCACCTTACAGGCAAGCCATTTTCAGAAAATACGACAAATCAACTCAAAGAGTCACCTTATCAACTCTGTATTATAGGACTGACGATGGATAGACCGATCCTGTACCAACGAATTGAACAGCGGATTGATCAAATGATAGAACTTGGTTTGATTGATGAGGTAAAGAATTGCTTAGCCCTTGGTTATACTAAGGATATGGTTTCTATGCAGGGGTTAGGATATAAAGAAATAATTTCATATTTAGAAGGTGACATTAGCCTAGATCGAGCAATATATTTATTGAAAAGAAATACGAGAAGATTTGCCAAAAGGCAGTTATCTTGGTTTAGGCATATGGATGCTATTAATTGGATTGATATAACTAATTCTGAAAATTATGATGCTCATTTGAAACAAATTCATGATATAATAGTGGAAAGATTACAGTAA
- the mutL gene encoding DNA mismatch repair endonuclease MutL has translation MGKIHILEEQIANQIAAGEVVERPSSVVKELVENSIDAGSSKIDISIEEGGLQSIRVTDNGSGIEKEDCELAFLPHATSKISSSKDLFQIRSLGFRGEALPSISAVSKMSCITSTLNTGLGYQIVNEGGVLKTIGETRASKGTDITVKELFYNTPARLKYVKTIQTELSHISDFIYRLALAYPKIRFTLTHNGKILLQTLGNGDLLQVIAAIYGRTIAKSMVQVEGSNMDYNLSGFIAKPEMTRSNRSAISLIINGRYIRNPFLNKAILNSYHTLLPIHRYPICVLHIQMNPTLLDVNVHPAKLEVRFSKEKELMMFLEQEIRKLLQQQILIPAAKEPKKDKTVVIQEKLNLYSNHKANDNSTTKESGFMNTNDGLLTDTNSNKQNPMDDDLDHHHKQYDRPKYNTNDDKGYVRTNNKTSREAVNQLISSQNQSKEEQLGGLPDFPKLHPIGQMHGTYVIAQNETGLYLIDQHAAHERINYEYYYQKFGNPEPVSQELLLPITLEFTPSEVEVLKDRLHYFEQVGVQLEFFGGKAFRVSSYPYWFPEGEEKEIIIEMAEWLLSEKKAIDIAKLREKSSILCSCKASIKANQYLSTSEIEALLDKLIDCRNPYTCPHGRPIVISFSTYELEKMFKRVM, from the coding sequence ATGGGGAAAATTCATATTTTAGAGGAGCAAATAGCGAATCAAATCGCAGCAGGTGAAGTTGTAGAAAGACCTTCTTCAGTAGTAAAAGAATTGGTGGAAAATTCAATTGACGCTGGTAGTTCAAAGATTGATATTTCTATTGAAGAAGGTGGTCTTCAAAGTATCAGAGTGACGGATAATGGTTCGGGTATTGAGAAAGAGGATTGTGAATTAGCATTTTTACCACATGCAACGAGTAAGATTTCATCGAGTAAGGACTTGTTTCAAATTCGCAGTCTTGGATTTAGAGGAGAGGCACTTCCTAGTATTTCAGCTGTTTCTAAAATGTCATGTATCACCTCTACACTAAATACTGGCTTGGGTTATCAAATTGTGAATGAAGGTGGAGTGTTAAAGACAATTGGGGAAACAAGAGCTTCAAAAGGCACGGATATTACAGTAAAGGAATTATTTTATAATACACCTGCTCGATTGAAATATGTAAAAACGATTCAAACAGAATTAAGTCATATTTCTGATTTTATTTATCGACTAGCATTAGCGTATCCTAAGATTCGATTTACTTTAACTCATAATGGAAAAATACTATTGCAAACACTAGGTAATGGAGATTTATTGCAAGTGATTGCTGCTATTTATGGAAGAACGATTGCAAAATCGATGGTTCAAGTAGAAGGTAGCAATATGGATTATAATTTATCTGGATTTATAGCAAAGCCTGAAATGACTCGTTCAAATCGTTCAGCTATTTCTTTAATCATAAATGGTAGGTATATTCGTAATCCTTTTCTGAATAAAGCGATATTAAATTCGTATCACACACTGTTACCCATACACAGGTATCCGATTTGTGTACTCCATATTCAGATGAATCCAACACTATTGGATGTAAATGTACACCCGGCAAAACTCGAGGTTCGATTTAGTAAGGAAAAAGAGTTAATGATGTTTTTGGAGCAAGAGATTAGAAAGCTACTTCAACAGCAAATATTAATTCCAGCTGCGAAGGAGCCAAAAAAGGATAAAACAGTAGTCATTCAGGAAAAATTAAATCTATATTCAAATCATAAAGCTAATGATAACTCTACAACGAAAGAGTCAGGGTTCATGAATACAAATGATGGACTCTTAACAGACACTAACAGTAATAAACAAAATCCAATGGATGATGATCTTGATCATCATCATAAACAATATGATCGACCTAAATACAATACAAATGATGATAAAGGTTATGTTAGAACCAATAACAAAACTTCAAGAGAAGCCGTGAATCAACTTATTTCCTCTCAAAATCAATCAAAAGAGGAACAACTAGGTGGTTTACCTGATTTTCCAAAGCTGCATCCAATTGGTCAAATGCATGGAACCTATGTGATCGCACAAAATGAAACAGGACTATATCTTATAGATCAGCATGCAGCACATGAACGAATTAATTACGAATATTATTACCAGAAATTTGGTAATCCAGAACCCGTTAGTCAAGAATTATTGCTGCCTATTACATTAGAATTCACTCCTTCTGAAGTGGAGGTATTAAAGGATCGTTTGCATTATTTTGAACAGGTTGGGGTGCAATTGGAGTTTTTTGGGGGTAAGGCTTTTCGAGTAAGCTCATATCCATATTGGTTTCCAGAAGGGGAAGAAAAAGAAATTATTATAGAAATGGCGGAGTGGCTTTTGTCAGAGAAAAAAGCTATTGATATTGCAAAATTAAGAGAAAAATCCTCGATTCTGTGTTCTTGTAAAGCTTCCATAAAAGCAAATCAATATCTGAGTACGAGTGAAATCGAGGCATTGTTAGATAAATTAATCGATTGTCGGAATCCATATACATGTCCTCATGGAAGACCGATTGTGATTAGTTTCTCTACGTATGAGCTCGAAAAAATGTTTAAAAGAGTGATGTGA
- a CDS encoding NAD(P)/FAD-dependent oxidoreductase, producing the protein MEKYDFIVIGAGPAGIFASYEMTIKKPKAKILLIDKGHDIYHRRCPILEGKIELCPPPAGKKDYAGCLPACSITAGFGGAGAYSDGKFNITTEFGGWMTDYLPPSKVLELIQYVDSINRLHGATEHITDPTTEAVRSIEHRGYAAGLKLLRAQVRHLGTEQNLEILKSIYEYLKTKIEMKFKTEVEDIITEKVNGTLVVKGVYLKDGQQFKSETVMIAPGRDGSKWLSEIFKSRRLKMVNNQVDVGVRVETSDVVMREINEHLYEGKFIFNTSVGTRVRTFCSNPSGHVVVENHSGVMAANGHSFKDPKLGSSNTNFALLVSHKFTEPFDKPNEYAREICQRANDLSNGGVIVQKFGDIKKGRRSTDQRIKEGFLEPTLKEAVPGDLGLVLPYNTMVSLIEMVEALDEVTPGIASEHTLFYGVEAKFYSARPKLTENFETEIKGLYCGGDGAGITRGLAQSGAAGVWIARDIINNKM; encoded by the coding sequence ATGGAAAAATATGATTTTATCGTAATTGGAGCAGGTCCAGCTGGTATTTTTGCTAGTTATGAAATGACGATAAAAAAACCCAAAGCGAAAATTTTGTTAATAGATAAAGGACATGATATTTATCATCGAAGATGTCCGATTTTAGAAGGAAAGATTGAGCTTTGTCCTCCTCCCGCAGGAAAGAAAGATTATGCAGGTTGTCTTCCAGCTTGTTCTATTACAGCAGGTTTTGGGGGGGCTGGTGCGTATAGTGATGGCAAATTTAATATAACAACAGAGTTTGGTGGATGGATGACAGACTACCTCCCTCCGTCAAAAGTCTTAGAGTTGATTCAATATGTAGATAGTATTAACCGACTACATGGGGCAACTGAACACATTACGGATCCTACAACAGAGGCTGTAAGAAGCATTGAGCACCGGGGGTATGCTGCTGGTTTGAAGCTGCTCAGAGCTCAAGTAAGACATTTGGGGACGGAGCAAAATCTAGAAATATTAAAATCAATTTATGAGTATTTAAAAACGAAAATCGAGATGAAGTTTAAAACTGAAGTAGAAGATATTATCACTGAAAAAGTGAATGGAACACTCGTTGTAAAGGGAGTCTATCTCAAAGACGGTCAACAATTCAAAAGCGAAACGGTCATGATTGCACCTGGACGTGACGGTTCTAAATGGTTATCAGAAATCTTCAAAAGTAGAAGATTGAAAATGGTTAACAATCAAGTAGATGTGGGTGTGAGAGTCGAAACCTCTGATGTTGTTATGAGAGAGATTAATGAACATTTATATGAGGGGAAATTTATTTTTAATACGAGTGTAGGTACCCGTGTTAGAACTTTTTGCAGCAACCCTTCAGGGCATGTTGTAGTAGAAAATCATAGTGGAGTTATGGCTGCTAATGGTCATTCATTTAAAGACCCTAAACTTGGTTCATCCAATACGAACTTTGCTTTATTAGTTTCACATAAATTCACAGAACCCTTTGATAAACCAAATGAATACGCAAGAGAAATATGCCAGCGTGCAAATGATCTGTCTAATGGAGGAGTCATTGTGCAAAAGTTTGGAGATATTAAGAAAGGTCGTCGTTCTACGGATCAGAGAATAAAAGAGGGGTTTCTTGAACCGACTCTGAAGGAAGCTGTTCCAGGTGACCTTGGTTTGGTATTACCATACAATACGATGGTTAGTTTGATTGAAATGGTAGAAGCTTTGGATGAAGTAACACCAGGAATTGCATCAGAGCATACTCTCTTCTATGGTGTTGAAGCCAAATTTTATTCTGCAAGACCTAAGTTAACGGAAAACTTTGAAACTGAAATAAAAGGGTTATACTGCGGTGGAGATGGAGCAGGTATTACACGAGGGCTTGCTCAATCTGGTGCAGCAGGTGTGTGGATAGCAAGAGATATAATCAATAACAAAATGTAA
- a CDS encoding transglycosylase domain-containing protein — translation MEKKSSLNETVNQEEKSTTQKENKRNMKKFFKWLTISIMVLIVLLFVGYLLIIFNGERLLKENLKKMDMLEASIIYDHNGEEIRKLFKENREIVSSTDIPELMIDAFIATEDKRFNEHGGVDLWAIGRALYKDLVSGEIVEGGSTITQQLAKNMFLSAEKTIFRKVQEASIAIALENQFTKDEILVMYLNQIYFGQGNIYGVKAASKSYFGKDNLHDLELWEVATLAGIPKAPSYYNPIDDAEKSKARREIVLQLMYEQNIIAKSEMNEAKKVDYQPIAAKKQNNVSFIDYVILEAANKAGISEDELREGGYKIYTTLDKNVQAVLEQTFAEDQWFPESGPEQQVEASMVIMDHHNGELKGMIGGRDTVQKGLNRVIIPRQPGSSFKPIAVYAPALETGSWQPYSYLKDEPIKFGNYAPKNYYNEYLGQVTMVKAIEDSINIPAVWLLNEIGIQTGIDFINNVGIELDENDRNLSIALGGLTTGVTPLDMAEAYSSFANNGTWIEATSIRKVINDLGETVYLTEPETKEVMSKQTAYYMTKMMERVVQKGTGTKAQLDRSVAGKTGSTQIGLSEVTDRNATRDLWFVGYTPEWTAAVWMGFDKTDAQHYLKVTSSYPAQLFSQVMSQALVNVPQSSFVRPEGVDELIEPPSAVNDLNASYDERNSVVELTWSPTKGNHNLYLVYKKEKKDKNYELVFTTPDPYIIDITIQEKKEYEYYIITYNSAYELYSRKSNTVKVEIPKNRNRFFFDDLPPLFD, via the coding sequence ATGGAGAAAAAGTCATCCTTAAACGAAACAGTGAATCAGGAAGAAAAAAGTACTACACAAAAAGAAAATAAAAGAAATATGAAAAAGTTCTTTAAATGGCTCACAATATCTATCATGGTACTTATAGTACTTTTATTTGTGGGTTATTTGCTGATTATTTTTAACGGTGAAAGATTATTAAAAGAGAACTTGAAAAAAATGGATATGTTAGAAGCCTCTATTATTTATGATCATAATGGAGAGGAAATTAGAAAACTTTTTAAGGAAAATAGAGAAATTGTCAGTTCAACTGATATCCCGGAATTAATGATTGATGCTTTTATAGCGACTGAAGATAAACGTTTTAATGAACATGGTGGTGTAGACCTTTGGGCAATTGGTAGGGCGCTCTATAAAGATTTAGTGTCAGGGGAAATTGTTGAGGGAGGCAGTACAATTACTCAGCAGCTTGCAAAAAACATGTTTCTCTCAGCAGAAAAAACGATCTTTAGAAAAGTACAAGAAGCCTCTATTGCAATTGCGCTTGAAAATCAATTTACAAAAGATGAAATCTTAGTAATGTATTTAAATCAAATCTACTTTGGCCAAGGAAATATTTATGGTGTGAAGGCAGCATCTAAGTCCTATTTTGGAAAGGATAATTTACATGATTTAGAGCTGTGGGAAGTCGCGACATTAGCAGGAATACCGAAAGCACCTTCCTACTATAATCCAATCGATGATGCTGAAAAATCTAAGGCACGAAGAGAGATTGTACTACAGCTTATGTATGAACAAAATATCATTGCCAAATCAGAGATGAATGAAGCGAAGAAAGTGGATTATCAACCGATTGCAGCAAAAAAACAAAATAATGTGTCTTTCATTGATTATGTCATATTAGAAGCTGCTAATAAGGCTGGGATATCTGAAGATGAACTTCGTGAAGGCGGATATAAAATATACACTACATTGGATAAAAACGTACAAGCAGTATTAGAGCAGACGTTTGCAGAGGATCAATGGTTTCCTGAAAGTGGTCCTGAACAACAGGTAGAAGCTAGTATGGTGATCATGGATCATCATAACGGTGAGCTCAAAGGTATGATAGGGGGAAGAGATACAGTACAAAAAGGATTGAATCGAGTGATCATTCCTCGTCAGCCAGGCTCTTCTTTTAAACCTATTGCTGTATATGCACCCGCATTAGAAACAGGATCATGGCAGCCGTACTCTTATTTAAAGGACGAGCCAATAAAGTTTGGAAATTACGCTCCAAAAAATTATTATAACGAGTATCTTGGGCAAGTCACAATGGTAAAAGCGATAGAAGATTCTATCAATATACCTGCGGTTTGGTTATTAAATGAAATCGGAATTCAAACTGGAATTGATTTTATTAATAATGTAGGCATCGAACTTGATGAAAATGATCGTAATCTATCGATTGCTTTAGGAGGACTTACTACAGGAGTGACACCACTTGATATGGCCGAAGCATACAGTAGTTTTGCGAATAATGGGACATGGATTGAAGCGACTTCTATCAGAAAAGTGATCAATGATTTAGGTGAGACCGTTTATTTAACTGAACCTGAAACTAAAGAAGTGATGTCTAAACAAACTGCCTACTACATGACAAAAATGATGGAACGAGTCGTTCAAAAAGGAACCGGAACAAAAGCACAATTAGATCGATCTGTTGCAGGTAAAACAGGTTCCACTCAAATAGGGTTATCCGAAGTAACTGACCGAAATGCAACGCGTGATCTTTGGTTTGTAGGTTATACCCCAGAATGGACAGCGGCTGTGTGGATGGGTTTTGACAAAACAGATGCACAACATTATTTAAAAGTAACGAGTAGTTACCCTGCCCAGCTTTTTTCACAGGTTATGTCCCAAGCGCTTGTAAATGTGCCTCAAAGCTCGTTTGTCAGACCTGAAGGGGTAGATGAACTTATTGAGCCACCTTCGGCAGTGAATGACTTAAATGCTTCATATGATGAAAGGAATAGTGTAGTCGAATTAACATGGTCCCCTACGAAAGGGAATCATAACTTATATCTTGTATACAAAAAAGAAAAGAAGGATAAAAATTACGAACTTGTATTTACAACTCCAGATCCTTATATAATTGACATTACAATTCAAGAGAAAAAAGAATATGAGTATTATATTATTACTTATAACAGTGCATATGAATTGTACAGTAGGAAATCAAATACGGTAAAAGTTGAAATTCCGAAAAATAGAAATCGATTTTTCTTTGATGATTTACCTCCTCTATTTGACTAA
- a CDS encoding class I SAM-dependent methyltransferase, translating to MIISTSYDASINVIEKSRVFAKELNGTWIPRKKNTITKIKKMIDNQPLLIVSQIELKYYGENNTDSPLFFHPSSSYFRIKRLMKGEHDPLIKYSGAKPGDTVLDCTAGLASDSIVFSYVIGSSGRVTSLESEKILYTLIREGLQSYETELVPVNDAMRRIKVKHTNHERELIHMEDNSVDIVYFDPMFRIPIQETSSLKPMRGIVNSSQISVKSVEEARRVARKTIVMKEKKRSPEFERLGFNTIYTTYSQIAYGVIEI from the coding sequence ATGATTATATCTACATCTTATGATGCTTCCATTAATGTCATTGAAAAATCTAGAGTCTTTGCTAAAGAATTGAATGGAACATGGATACCTCGAAAAAAAAATACGATAACAAAAATAAAAAAAATGATTGACAATCAACCTCTATTGATTGTTTCACAAATAGAACTGAAATATTATGGAGAAAATAATACAGATTCACCTTTATTTTTTCATCCTAGCAGTTCATATTTTCGCATAAAACGATTGATGAAGGGTGAGCATGATCCTTTGATTAAATATTCTGGAGCGAAACCAGGCGATACTGTATTAGATTGTACTGCTGGTTTAGCTTCTGATTCTATCGTATTCTCTTATGTTATAGGTTCTTCAGGAAGAGTGACTTCATTGGAAAGCGAAAAAATCCTTTATACTTTGATTAGGGAAGGGCTGCAAAGTTATGAAACTGAACTTGTACCAGTAAATGATGCGATGAGACGTATTAAAGTTAAACATACAAATCATGAAAGAGAATTGATACATATGGAAGATAATAGCGTAGACATTGTTTATTTTGATCCTATGTTCAGAATTCCGATTCAAGAAACAAGTTCCTTGAAACCAATGAGAGGCATTGTGAATTCATCTCAAATCAGTGTGAAATCAGTGGAGGAAGCTAGAAGAGTTGCAAGAAAAACCATCGTGATGAAGGAAAAAAAGCGCAGTCCAGAGTTTGAAAGACTTGGATTTAATACAATATATACTACATACTCACAAATAGCTTACGGAGTGATTGAAATTTGA
- a CDS encoding S41 family peptidase has protein sequence MKLLKKISTITALFMMITLLVPIAVFAEENEFSFEQMAEIFEKLSDYHVSGVSESELSEAAADAMLQVLNDPYTEYFTEEEWDAYESSLQQNYVGIGVQLNEDESGIFIDIVFPGSPAEAAGLKSGDYFAEVNGESMTGIKMSELISKVKGPEDTTVNITVKRDQEMIGFELIRKQIQLPVITSESFDGGVGYIQLTSFTDKAGELFEKELETLQEKEDLDGLVVDLRNNPGGYLHAALEIAEQFIEDGKLMYTRDQNGDTEVINIEDGNSLSIPVVILVNGNSASASEVLSGALQDYEIATIIGEQTFGKGSVQNLLPLSDGGVLKVTTYEYLTPNQNKVNQVGITPDIEVENRAAQLITGLYEAGAEDIKVTIEDERWELNGVEFKTIIDVIEKDDNKFVPSRILSAIIQGEITWNSDVKAVEIITEESTATFPVNSEGLMNVNGTTYIDLNEFEEQFPIFNWGLTENIITIDVD, from the coding sequence ATGAAATTATTAAAAAAAATAAGCACGATCACAGCTTTATTTATGATGATTACTTTACTTGTACCAATTGCAGTTTTTGCAGAAGAAAATGAATTTAGTTTTGAACAGATGGCTGAAATATTTGAAAAGCTTAGCGATTATCATGTAAGTGGAGTCAGTGAAAGTGAATTATCAGAAGCCGCGGCAGATGCGATGTTGCAAGTATTGAATGACCCATATACTGAATATTTTACAGAAGAAGAATGGGATGCTTATGAAAGCAGTTTACAACAAAATTATGTTGGAATTGGCGTTCAACTAAATGAGGATGAATCAGGGATTTTTATTGATATTGTATTTCCTGGCTCTCCAGCAGAAGCGGCAGGACTAAAGTCAGGAGACTATTTTGCAGAAGTAAACGGAGAATCCATGACTGGCATTAAGATGAGTGAATTAATAAGCAAAGTAAAGGGACCTGAAGACACTACTGTAAACATTACGGTTAAAAGAGACCAGGAGATGATTGGATTTGAACTTATTCGTAAACAAATTCAATTACCTGTCATCACATCAGAATCTTTTGATGGTGGTGTTGGATATATACAATTGACAAGTTTTACTGACAAAGCAGGAGAACTATTTGAGAAAGAACTTGAAACACTTCAAGAAAAAGAAGATTTGGATGGATTAGTTGTTGATCTTCGAAATAACCCAGGAGGCTATTTGCATGCAGCTTTAGAAATAGCAGAGCAATTCATTGAAGATGGAAAATTGATGTATACACGTGATCAGAATGGAGACACTGAAGTGATTAATATTGAAGATGGAAATTCTCTTTCTATCCCAGTAGTTATTTTAGTTAATGGAAACAGTGCAAGTGCCTCTGAAGTATTATCTGGGGCTTTACAAGATTATGAAATTGCTACGATTATTGGAGAGCAAACGTTTGGAAAAGGGAGTGTGCAGAATCTTCTCCCTTTATCAGATGGTGGTGTTTTGAAAGTAACAACATATGAATATTTAACACCAAATCAAAATAAAGTGAATCAGGTTGGAATTACACCTGATATTGAAGTGGAGAATCGTGCTGCACAGCTTATTACGGGATTATATGAAGCTGGAGCAGAAGATATAAAAGTAACGATAGAGGATGAACGTTGGGAGCTTAACGGAGTAGAATTCAAAACAATCATTGATGTTATTGAAAAAGATGACAACAAGTTCGTCCCTTCAAGAATTTTATCTGCTATCATTCAAGGAGAAATCACTTGGAATTCAGACGTAAAAGCAGTTGAAATCATTACAGAAGAGTCTACTGCCACTTTTCCAGTGAATAGTGAAGGGTTAATGAATGTAAACGGAACAACTTACATTGATTTAAATGAATTTGAGGAGCAATTCCCAATATTTAATTGGGGACTTACTGAAAATATCATTACAATTGATGTAGATTAA
- the hfq gene encoding RNA chaperone Hfq, which translates to MNKSINIQDTFLNQLRKESISVTVYLTNGFQLRGLIKAFDNFTIVIESEGRQQMVYKHAISTFTPQKNVSLMSDSQSEV; encoded by the coding sequence ATGAATAAATCCATTAACATTCAAGACACTTTTTTGAATCAACTTCGTAAAGAAAGTATTTCTGTAACAGTGTATCTAACAAACGGTTTTCAACTTCGAGGTCTCATTAAAGCTTTCGATAATTTTACGATTGTTATTGAAAGTGAAGGGCGTCAACAAATGGTTTATAAACATGCGATTTCCACTTTTACACCTCAAAAAAACGTATCTTTGATGTCGGATAGTCAAAGCGAAGTTTAA
- a CDS encoding ASCH domain-containing protein, which produces MTTNLPPKTCTIERMVTDKDDVKRVLNGEKTATRRNGRYADIGEIMDLEGNKYEVYNIYQQSLGDMTDEHAKTEGYPDMKSYKEKIMSFHPGMPWLPQMQVWVHEFRKVD; this is translated from the coding sequence ATGACAACGAATCTTCCACCAAAAACTTGCACCATTGAAAGAATGGTTACGGATAAGGACGATGTAAAAAGAGTTTTAAATGGCGAAAAAACGGCAACAAGAAGAAACGGTAGGTACGCAGATATTGGAGAAATTATGGACTTAGAAGGAAATAAATATGAAGTGTATAACATATACCAGCAATCATTAGGAGACATGACGGATGAACATGCCAAAACTGAAGGTTATCCTGATATGAAGAGTTATAAAGAAAAAATTATGTCCTTTCATCCTGGAATGCCTTGGTTACCTCAAATGCAAGTATGGGTACACGAATTTCGTAAAGTAGACTAA